In Desulfovibrio sp. 86, the following proteins share a genomic window:
- a CDS encoding tyrosine-type recombinase/integrase yields the protein MGTKKNGDATNTGGDDLRWHASSATGVLYRDHPERKYGRRSDRYLAIRYRSGSGKRNLEALGWASEGWTLEMAVNLLHELKQNIRSGERPQSLKEKREMQEAARAEEARIAERVKLKRVTFGELAEAYRSWAKEHRLDASNVEGLLDHHILPVLGPRVAHEITTADLQALGDTIAAKRPLSGRNKNNKEGRLSPQTVLHALKVVRETFNYAKQTDAPGAPGTVLFDGPNPAVITHRGHRGVRVQKADARRLRVLNDREIESLLGYEGRRHEDVTELHDMILLSLDIGLRAGELVHLLRESCDPIKGTVSVIKGSENNVSTKGGRSRTLHVGQLFSDALAMLRRRMASPSAGPYLFPGQDGAARDANGLNRAMRRITEKLKLNEGVINAQNRVVWHTLRHTFATRMLEAGADVYMLKELMGHGSVTTTEVYLHLCDLDKRRKALARLTLSQGGEPGAISLGQQLS from the coding sequence ATGGGCACCAAAAAGAACGGTGACGCTACAAATACTGGCGGCGATGATTTGCGTTGGCACGCAAGCAGCGCCACGGGTGTTCTCTATCGTGATCACCCTGAGCGCAAGTATGGCAGACGTTCTGATCGGTATCTCGCAATACGGTATCGCTCTGGTTCTGGCAAGAGAAATCTTGAGGCCCTTGGCTGGGCCTCTGAGGGCTGGACGCTTGAAATGGCGGTAAACCTCCTCCACGAGCTGAAGCAAAACATCCGTTCTGGAGAGCGCCCCCAGTCTCTTAAAGAAAAGCGTGAGATGCAGGAAGCCGCCAGGGCGGAAGAAGCCCGCATTGCCGAGCGCGTGAAGCTCAAGCGCGTCACCTTTGGTGAACTGGCTGAGGCGTACCGCTCCTGGGCCAAGGAGCACCGCCTTGATGCATCCAATGTCGAAGGACTGCTTGACCACCATATTCTGCCCGTATTGGGCCCCCGTGTCGCCCACGAGATTACTACCGCCGACCTCCAGGCCCTTGGGGATACCATTGCTGCCAAAAGGCCGCTCTCCGGGCGCAACAAAAACAACAAAGAAGGCCGGCTGTCGCCGCAAACTGTGCTCCATGCCCTTAAAGTAGTGCGTGAGACATTCAATTATGCCAAACAAACGGACGCGCCTGGAGCTCCTGGCACAGTGCTTTTTGACGGGCCGAACCCTGCTGTCATTACGCACCGTGGACACCGTGGAGTGCGCGTTCAAAAGGCTGATGCTCGCCGACTGCGCGTGCTCAATGACAGGGAGATTGAATCTCTGCTGGGTTATGAAGGGCGCAGGCACGAAGACGTAACCGAGCTGCACGACATGATCCTGCTCTCTCTGGACATTGGCCTGCGCGCAGGAGAGCTTGTTCACCTGCTGCGCGAGTCGTGCGACCCGATAAAGGGCACGGTCAGCGTAATCAAGGGCTCTGAGAACAATGTTTCCACCAAGGGCGGGCGTTCCCGAACCTTGCATGTGGGGCAGCTGTTTTCTGATGCCCTTGCAATGCTTCGGCGCAGAATGGCCAGCCCAAGTGCGGGGCCTTATCTCTTTCCAGGGCAGGATGGCGCCGCACGCGACGCCAACGGCCTTAACCGGGCCATGCGCCGTATTACCGAAAAGCTGAAGCTCAACGAGGGCGTTATCAACGCCCAGAACCGCGTTGTGTGGCATACCTTGCGCCACACTTTTGCCACCCGGATGCTGGAAGCCGGGGCGGACGTTTACATGCTTAAAGAACTTATGGGGCACGGGTCTGTGACAACAACCGAGGTCTACCTGCACCTGTGCGACCTCGATAAGCGTCGCAAAGCTCTGGCCAGACTGACGCTCTCGCAGGGTGGCGAGCCGGGAGCTATATCTTTGGGACAACAATTGTCGTAA
- a CDS encoding translation initiation factor 2, which yields MNAIPANTDQLTVYTVASYRHLHAVRLFQAQLRLLPGVRVLDWTWAAAPLGLPVNERRQWMNAGKSCAMAEFCETSCGQADLMVYLGDSGKDTAVQIGMAKAIGTPILGIAGPLEEPGLMLHSAVAEWVPGPFEAIGRIKRMARCRLHGEADQDCRSCRAERSCTMATNSI from the coding sequence ATGAACGCCATACCCGCCAATACTGACCAGCTGACGGTCTACACCGTGGCATCCTACCGCCACCTGCATGCCGTGCGCCTGTTCCAGGCGCAGTTGCGCCTTCTGCCGGGCGTCAGGGTGCTGGACTGGACATGGGCCGCTGCGCCTTTGGGCTTGCCCGTCAACGAACGCCGGCAATGGATGAACGCCGGCAAGAGCTGCGCTATGGCCGAATTTTGTGAAACCTCCTGCGGGCAGGCCGACCTTATGGTCTACCTGGGCGATTCCGGCAAAGACACTGCAGTTCAAATCGGCATGGCCAAGGCCATCGGCACTCCCATCCTGGGTATAGCCGGGCCACTGGAAGAACCAGGGCTCATGCTGCATAGCGCGGTGGCCGAGTGGGTGCCAGGGCCGTTTGAGGCTATTGGGCGCATCAAACGCATGGCCCGCTGCCGCCTGCATGGCGAGGCGGATCAGGACTGCCGATCATGCCGGGCCGAACGCTCCTGCACGATGGCCACAAATTCCATCTGA
- a CDS encoding phage regulatory CII family protein yields MAGNIVIKPYPSLVAVTHQMVKAAPSGLTPGSIAEFVGYTNYNTMMSELSRQPGHKLGADMLLPLMDVCECDAPVDFLARERGGIFLRLQQPAASGGELVQSLARTIKEFGEYAASAAERIADGDVDPEEMVKIDRETNDVVEAILSFRKLALATHEAKYGK; encoded by the coding sequence ATGGCCGGAAATATCGTTATCAAACCCTACCCTTCGCTGGTCGCTGTGACGCACCAGATGGTCAAGGCTGCGCCCTCGGGGCTTACGCCCGGCAGCATTGCCGAATTTGTGGGCTACACCAACTACAACACGATGATGTCTGAGCTGTCGCGCCAGCCAGGCCACAAGCTCGGCGCAGACATGCTGCTGCCGCTTATGGACGTGTGCGAGTGCGACGCGCCCGTGGATTTTCTGGCCAGGGAGCGCGGCGGCATTTTTTTGCGCCTGCAGCAACCAGCCGCCAGCGGTGGCGAGCTGGTGCAGAGCCTGGCCCGAACCATAAAGGAATTTGGCGAATACGCGGCCTCGGCTGCGGAACGCATTGCCGACGGCGATGTTGACCCCGAAGAGATGGTCAAGATCGACCGCGAAACCAATGACGTGGTTGAGGCCATACTGAGCTTTCGCAAACTGGCACTGGCCACACACGAGGCTAAGTACGGCAAATAA